One Bradyrhizobium zhanjiangense DNA segment encodes these proteins:
- a CDS encoding sugar-binding transcriptional regulator, with product MVDGEASLATRAAWLYFAAGLTQSEVADRLNIQSTKAHRLIARASREGMIRVFVEGPVAECVALENTLAERYGLSFCRVAPDLGEGDLPLKALALEGASFLRQVLERGEDKIIGVGHGRTLAAVVEQLPQTPARDVQFVSLLGGLTRKFAANPFDVIHRLAERTGAEAYLLPVPVFANSVADRAVLMKQYGIADVFALARKASLLFVGIGQIHAEGFLVSSGMIRPDEVVELKRAGACADLLGHFFNADGEVLDIDLSARATSMEAADLRKHRIVAIGGGLAKVTALRAVLRSRLLHGLIIDEATAQALATEKPEATSGKTTKTRNKGRKGK from the coding sequence ATGGTTGACGGTGAGGCGTCGCTCGCAACGCGGGCGGCGTGGCTCTATTTCGCCGCCGGGCTGACCCAGTCCGAGGTCGCCGATCGCCTCAACATCCAGAGCACAAAGGCGCACCGGCTGATCGCGCGCGCGAGCCGCGAGGGCATGATCCGCGTCTTCGTCGAGGGGCCCGTGGCCGAATGCGTCGCGCTGGAGAACACATTGGCCGAGCGCTACGGCCTTTCTTTCTGCCGCGTCGCGCCGGATCTCGGCGAGGGCGACCTGCCGCTGAAGGCGCTGGCGCTCGAAGGCGCGAGCTTCCTGCGGCAGGTCCTGGAGCGCGGCGAGGACAAGATCATCGGCGTCGGTCACGGCCGCACGCTCGCCGCGGTCGTCGAGCAGTTGCCGCAGACGCCGGCGCGGGACGTGCAATTCGTCTCTTTGCTCGGCGGATTGACGCGGAAATTCGCCGCAAATCCGTTCGACGTCATTCATCGGCTGGCGGAGCGCACCGGGGCGGAGGCTTATCTTCTGCCGGTGCCGGTGTTCGCCAATTCGGTCGCCGATCGTGCCGTGTTGATGAAGCAATATGGCATCGCCGACGTGTTCGCGCTCGCGCGCAAGGCCTCGCTCCTGTTCGTCGGCATCGGACAAATCCATGCCGAAGGCTTCCTGGTTTCGAGCGGCATGATCAGGCCGGACGAGGTCGTCGAATTGAAGCGTGCCGGCGCTTGCGCCGACCTGCTTGGGCATTTTTTCAACGCCGATGGCGAAGTGCTCGACATCGACCTGTCGGCGCGCGCAACTTCGATGGAAGCGGCAGACCTCAGGAAGCATCGCATCGTCGCCATCGGCGGCGGGCTGGCCAAGGTCACGGCTCTGCGCGCGGTGCTGCGCAGCCGTCTCCTGCACGGTCTCATCATCGACGAGGCAACCGCTCAGGCCCTCGCGACGGAAAAGCCGGAGGCAACATCCGGCAAGACTACCAAGACCAGGAATAAAGGTCGGAAGGGAAAGTAA
- a CDS encoding FGGY-family carbohydrate kinase, which produces MAGVFLGIDVGTGGVRACAVDARGAKLGMESAPLPPPRQNGNAIDQDPELWWDATAVAIRKLGRMIDLQTVERVSVDGTSGTLLMIDAAGRPCTPGLMYNDARAAAEAARIAAVASADSGAHGASSALAKLLYLSDRAEAGRARFAVHQADWIAGRLAGRHGISDENNVLKLGYDPVTRTWPAWLDELGVSRELLPNVLVPGTPFADIDPEIAATLGLSPAVRIAAGTTDGVAAFIATRADTPGDAVTSLGTTLVVKLLATRPIFAANQGVYSHRLGERWLAGGASNSGGGALLAHFTAADMDRLTPQLQPETPTGLDYYPLPKPGERFPIADPALPARVAPRPADDHRFFQALLEGIAGIEALAYRRLAELGAPKLRRVISIGGGAKNAAWTEIRRRALGVPVSVAEETEASYGAALLALRGGPP; this is translated from the coding sequence ATGGCAGGCGTGTTCCTCGGCATCGACGTCGGAACCGGCGGCGTTCGCGCCTGCGCCGTCGATGCGCGCGGCGCCAAGCTCGGAATGGAATCGGCGCCCCTTCCCCCGCCACGACAGAACGGCAACGCGATCGATCAGGATCCGGAACTCTGGTGGGATGCGACGGCTGTCGCGATCCGCAAGCTCGGCCGCATGATCGATCTCCAGACCGTCGAGCGCGTCAGCGTCGACGGCACGTCAGGCACGCTGCTGATGATCGACGCCGCGGGTCGGCCCTGCACGCCGGGGCTGATGTACAACGATGCGCGCGCGGCAGCGGAGGCCGCCCGCATTGCGGCCGTTGCCTCCGCGGACAGCGGTGCGCACGGCGCGAGCAGCGCGTTGGCGAAGCTGCTGTATCTGTCGGATCGCGCGGAAGCGGGCCGGGCGCGTTTTGCGGTGCATCAGGCCGATTGGATCGCAGGGCGGCTCGCCGGACGTCACGGCATCAGCGATGAGAACAACGTCCTGAAGCTCGGCTACGATCCCGTGACACGCACCTGGCCGGCCTGGCTCGACGAGCTCGGCGTATCCCGCGAGCTGCTGCCCAACGTCCTGGTGCCCGGAACTCCCTTTGCGGATATCGATCCCGAAATCGCAGCCACGCTGGGCCTGTCACCGGCAGTGCGCATCGCGGCCGGCACCACCGATGGTGTCGCCGCTTTCATTGCGACCCGCGCCGATACACCCGGCGATGCCGTCACTTCGCTCGGAACGACGCTGGTCGTGAAGCTGCTGGCGACACGACCGATCTTCGCCGCCAATCAGGGCGTCTACTCGCACCGGCTTGGCGAGCGCTGGCTCGCAGGCGGCGCCTCCAATTCCGGCGGCGGAGCGCTGCTCGCGCATTTCACCGCCGCCGATATGGACCGATTGACACCGCAATTGCAGCCGGAGACGCCGACCGGGCTCGACTACTACCCACTGCCCAAGCCCGGCGAGCGCTTTCCAATCGCCGATCCAGCGTTGCCGGCAAGGGTCGCACCGCGCCCAGCGGACGACCACCGCTTCTTCCAGGCGCTGCTCGAAGGCATCGCGGGGATCGAAGCGCTCGCCTATCGGCGTCTGGCCGAGCTCGGAGCGCCAAAGCTGCGACGCGTCATTAGCATCGGCGGCGGGGCGAAGAACGCGGCCTGGACCGAGATCAGACGCCGCGCTCTTGGCGTTCCCGTGAGCGTTGCCGAAGAGACGGAGGCAAGTTACGGCGCGGCGCTACTGGCACTGCGAGGCGGCCCGCCATGA
- a CDS encoding TIGR01459 family HAD-type hydrolase, whose product MIADLVDIEGLGTIADRFDHVLLDQWGTLHEGQAVFPLARDCVVRVRQAGKRVLVLSNSGKRASSNAARLASLGLPADAYDGILTSGEVTWHGLKARVQQPFIAFGRTCLLIARGGDHAIVDGLDLNLVADVGKADFILLAGLDDAVAEPEHWRACLTEAAARGLPMLCANPDLAMFGATGLIPAPGALARFYETLGGRVTYVGKPHAPIFAAALERLGQPNPARVLMIGDSLEHDVAGARRAGMLTLLLRSGVHRDQTPGELVRQPPGADARMPHWTMDHLAW is encoded by the coding sequence ATGATCGCCGATCTCGTCGACATCGAAGGTCTCGGCACGATCGCTGACCGCTTCGATCACGTGCTGCTCGATCAATGGGGCACGCTGCACGAAGGCCAGGCCGTCTTTCCCCTAGCGCGCGACTGCGTTGTGCGGGTGCGCCAGGCCGGCAAGCGCGTCCTTGTGCTGTCGAACTCCGGCAAGCGCGCGAGCAGCAACGCCGCACGGCTTGCCTCGCTCGGCCTTCCAGCGGACGCCTATGACGGCATCCTGACGTCCGGTGAGGTCACCTGGCACGGTCTGAAGGCGCGTGTGCAGCAGCCCTTCATCGCGTTCGGCCGCACTTGCCTCCTGATCGCTCGCGGCGGCGATCATGCGATCGTCGATGGGCTCGACCTCAATCTCGTCGCAGACGTTGGCAAGGCCGACTTCATTCTGCTCGCAGGTCTCGACGACGCCGTCGCCGAGCCCGAGCACTGGCGCGCATGCCTGACTGAAGCCGCTGCACGCGGCTTGCCGATGCTGTGCGCCAATCCCGACCTCGCAATGTTCGGCGCCACTGGATTGATCCCCGCCCCCGGCGCATTGGCCCGCTTCTACGAGACGCTGGGCGGCCGTGTGACCTATGTCGGCAAGCCGCACGCGCCGATCTTTGCGGCAGCGCTCGAACGGTTGGGCCAACCGAATCCGGCGCGCGTGCTGATGATCGGTGACAGCCTTGAACACGATGTCGCCGGCGCCCGCCGCGCCGGCATGCTGACACTGCTGCTCAGGTCCGGCGTGCACCGCGATCAGACGCCGGGTGAATTGGTACGACAACCGCCCGGAGCGGATGCGCGGATGCCGCACTGGACGATGGACCATCTGGCCTGGTGA
- a CDS encoding class II aldolase/adducin family protein, with translation MQQQPALLHELRRMSARVGRNILLVQGAGGNSSIKHDDLLWVKASGTWLADAEHKDIFVPVSLGAARAALSQGDERVPLAPGAGTALRASIETSLHALMPHPVVLHVHSVNTIAWAVRTDARAEFAERLDGLAWRWLDYHHPGLPLAKAVDHALTQDRVDVLVLGNHGLVVGAKTCAGAEALVDEVESRLALAPRSAIGADEDALRSICGGTGYRLPKDPRSHSIAIDSYSRAIATDGSLYPDHVVFLGSGLPVLKQGQDLRAEASRMQADGMPQPVALLVPGLGCIVRKDASDGAEAMLSCLALVTGRLPLTAQVRYLTRENECALLNWDAERYRQQLTANR, from the coding sequence ATGCAACAGCAACCTGCCCTGCTCCATGAGCTTCGCCGCATGTCGGCGCGCGTCGGCCGCAACATCCTCCTGGTCCAGGGCGCCGGCGGCAACTCGTCGATCAAGCATGACGACCTGCTGTGGGTAAAGGCCTCCGGCACCTGGCTTGCGGATGCCGAGCACAAGGACATCTTCGTGCCGGTCTCGCTCGGTGCGGCACGCGCGGCGCTGTCGCAAGGCGACGAACGGGTGCCCCTCGCGCCTGGCGCCGGCACGGCCTTGCGCGCCTCGATCGAGACCTCCCTCCATGCGCTCATGCCGCATCCGGTCGTGCTGCACGTCCATTCGGTCAACACCATCGCCTGGGCGGTGCGGACCGATGCGCGCGCCGAGTTCGCCGAGCGACTGGATGGACTGGCCTGGCGCTGGCTCGATTATCATCATCCGGGACTGCCACTGGCCAAGGCCGTAGACCATGCGCTGACGCAGGACAGAGTAGATGTACTGGTCCTCGGCAATCATGGCCTGGTGGTCGGCGCCAAGACCTGTGCCGGCGCAGAGGCGCTGGTCGACGAGGTCGAGAGCCGCCTCGCGCTTGCGCCGCGCTCCGCAATTGGCGCAGATGAAGACGCGCTTCGTTCAATCTGCGGCGGCACAGGGTATCGGCTGCCAAAGGATCCGCGATCCCATAGCATCGCAATCGACTCTTACAGCCGCGCCATTGCGACCGACGGGTCGCTCTATCCGGACCATGTGGTCTTTCTCGGTTCGGGCCTGCCAGTTCTGAAACAAGGCCAGGATCTTCGCGCCGAGGCATCGCGGATGCAGGCGGACGGGATGCCGCAGCCGGTCGCGCTGCTCGTACCGGGTCTCGGTTGCATCGTTCGCAAGGACGCGAGCGACGGCGCCGAGGCGATGCTGAGCTGTCTCGCCCTGGTGACCGGCCGCCTACCTCTGACCGCGCAGGTTCGCTATCTGACGCGGGAGAATGAGTGCGCGCTGCTGAATTGGGATGCCGAGCGATATCGTCAGCAACTGACCGCAAATCGCTGA
- a CDS encoding formate dehydrogenase subunit gamma, which produces MVSFAKLVRAAVGAGALFLLIVAAPAPVGAQQVNPTASSVKEQQLLQELNRIQGRVSIPDQRSGVLEQPQGREWREFHNVTLRWIGGIAIIGMLAVIVIFYLTRGMVRLESGRSGRTIVRFNIYERFVHWMTATCFIILAISGLNITFGRPLLLPLIGFEAFSEWSQWAKYAHNYLSFPFTIGVVLIFLMWIGGNIPNKVDVAWMKRGGGIVGHDHPPAYRFNAGQKAIYWIVVIGGGLVAASGYVLMFPFYTTGIEGMQLAQIVHSIVAVLFVAAMIAHIYIGTIGMEGAFEAMGSGDVDVNWAREHHRLWLDEQTARTGPNDGQPQPATAAAE; this is translated from the coding sequence ATGGTGTCGTTTGCAAAACTCGTTCGGGCGGCTGTCGGGGCCGGTGCTTTATTCCTCCTCATCGTGGCAGCTCCGGCACCGGTAGGCGCCCAGCAGGTCAATCCGACCGCAAGCTCGGTCAAGGAGCAGCAGCTCTTGCAGGAACTGAACCGGATCCAGGGCCGCGTCAGCATCCCTGATCAGAGGTCCGGCGTTCTCGAGCAGCCGCAGGGGCGGGAATGGCGCGAGTTCCACAATGTCACCCTGCGCTGGATCGGCGGCATCGCGATCATCGGCATGCTGGCGGTGATCGTGATCTTCTATCTCACCCGCGGCATGGTGCGCCTCGAAAGCGGACGGTCCGGCCGCACCATCGTGCGCTTCAACATCTATGAGCGTTTCGTGCATTGGATGACCGCCACCTGCTTCATCATTCTGGCGATCTCCGGACTAAACATCACCTTTGGGCGACCGCTGCTATTGCCGCTGATCGGCTTCGAGGCCTTCTCCGAATGGTCGCAATGGGCAAAGTACGCCCACAACTATCTGAGCTTCCCGTTCACCATTGGGGTCGTTCTGATCTTTCTGATGTGGATCGGCGGCAATATTCCGAACAAGGTGGACGTCGCGTGGATGAAGCGAGGCGGCGGCATCGTCGGGCATGATCATCCGCCGGCCTACCGCTTCAACGCCGGCCAGAAGGCGATCTACTGGATCGTCGTGATCGGCGGCGGTCTCGTCGCTGCGAGCGGCTATGTCCTCATGTTCCCGTTCTACACGACGGGGATCGAAGGCATGCAGCTGGCCCAGATCGTCCACTCCATCGTGGCTGTGCTGTTCGTCGCGGCGATGATCGCGCACATCTATATCGGCACCATTGGAATGGAAGGTGCGTTCGAGGCCATGGGCTCGGGCGACGTCGACGTCAATTGGGCCCGCGAGCACCACCGTCTCTGGCTCGACGAGCAGACGGCGCGAACGGGTCCGAACGACGGACAGCCTCAACCCGCGACCGCGGCGGCCGAGTAA
- the fdh3B gene encoding formate dehydrogenase FDH3 subunit beta — MARMKFLCDADRCIECNACVTACKNEHEVPWGINRRRVVTINDGKPGERSVTMACMHCTDAPCAAVCPVNCFYTTADGVVLHSKDLCIGCGYCFYACPFGAPQYPKVGNFGSRGKMDKCTYCAGGPEADGSKEEYEKYGANRLAEGKLPLCAEMCSTKSLLAGDGEIIAQIYKERVMKRGYGSGAWGWKTAYRETIES, encoded by the coding sequence ATGGCACGTATGAAATTTCTCTGCGACGCCGATCGCTGCATCGAGTGCAACGCTTGCGTCACCGCCTGCAAGAACGAGCACGAGGTGCCCTGGGGCATCAACCGGCGTCGCGTTGTGACCATCAATGACGGCAAGCCGGGCGAACGCTCGGTCACGATGGCCTGCATGCATTGCACCGATGCGCCGTGCGCTGCGGTGTGCCCGGTGAACTGCTTCTACACCACCGCTGACGGCGTGGTGCTGCACTCCAAGGATCTCTGCATCGGCTGCGGCTATTGCTTCTACGCCTGTCCGTTCGGCGCGCCGCAATATCCGAAGGTCGGCAATTTCGGCTCCCGCGGCAAGATGGACAAGTGCACCTATTGCGCCGGCGGTCCGGAGGCGGACGGCAGCAAGGAGGAATACGAGAAATACGGCGCGAACCGGCTGGCCGAGGGCAAGCTGCCGCTGTGTGCCGAAATGTGCTCGACAAAATCGCTGCTCGCAGGCGACGGCGAGATCATCGCGCAGATCTACAAGGAGCGTGTGATGAAGCGCGGCTACGGTTCGGGTGCCTGGGGGTGGAAGACGGCCTATCGCGAGACGATCGAATCCTGA
- a CDS encoding formate dehydrogenase subunit alpha, translating into MLIKRTHQHSPRHGSVVESLAGQAGGLDRRSFLRKSGLAGGALAALGTLPVGSVRKAEAAMAGPLTAGATIHKNICTHCAVGCTVTAEVLNGVWIGQEPSWDSPINRGSHCAKGASVRELVHSERRLRYPMKLVNGQWTRVSWDSAINEIGDKLQAVREKSGPDSVYWLGSAKMTNEGAYLFRKLGAFWGTNNTDHQARICHSTTVTGVANTWGYGAMTNSYNDIRNAKTQVILGGNPAEAHPVSLQHLLEGKELQKANFIVIDPRLTRTAAHATEYVRMRPGTDIPVLYGMMWHILQNGWEDKEFIRQRVYGFDDIKKEVEKWPPEEVERVTGIPGEQLKRVAKMFATEKPATLIWAMGQTQKTVGTANVRASCIALLMTGNVGKAGAGANIFRGHDNVQGATDVGLDIVTLPFYYGLAEGAWKHWSRVWEVDYDFLKSRFDSKQIMETPGIPLTRWFEAVTLPKDQVAQKDNVKAVFVQGHASNSITRIPESLKGLKALELLVIADPHPTTWASLSVEAGRKDGVYILPVATQFECKGSRVASNRSLQWGEQIVKPIFESKDDLEVIYLMAKKLGFADQMFKKIKVENNLPEAEDVLREMNRGSWSTGYCGQSPERLKAHMKNQAKFDMLSMRAPKDDPEVGGDYYGLPWPCWGSPEVKHPGTPLLYNTNLNVMDGGGTFRPRFGIEREEKLPDGTTRKVSLLADGSYSLGSGIQDGYPEFTLASLKKLGWDTELTEAEMAVINKINPANPDTVSWALDLSGGIQRVALAHGCVPYGNGKARMNAFGLPDPIPVHREPIYTPRVDLVAKYPTLPDAKQFRMPNIGFSVQKAAVEKGIAKQFPLILSSGRLVEYEGGGEETRTNPWLAELQQDMFIEINPADAAERGVKDGGWVWVTGAENNSRAKMKALVTERVGKGVAWMPFHFGGWFAGKDLRGNYPKGTDPIVLGESANTITTYGYDPATGMQEPKVTLCQIAAA; encoded by the coding sequence GTGCTGATCAAGCGAACACACCAGCATTCCCCGCGCCACGGCTCCGTTGTCGAGTCCCTTGCGGGGCAGGCCGGCGGTCTCGACCGCCGCAGCTTCTTGCGCAAATCCGGTCTTGCCGGCGGTGCGCTTGCCGCGCTCGGCACCTTGCCGGTCGGCAGCGTGCGCAAAGCGGAAGCAGCAATGGCTGGTCCGCTCACCGCAGGTGCGACCATCCACAAGAACATCTGCACGCATTGCGCCGTTGGCTGCACGGTGACGGCCGAAGTCTTGAACGGCGTTTGGATCGGCCAGGAGCCGAGCTGGGATTCGCCGATCAATCGCGGCTCGCATTGTGCCAAGGGCGCCTCGGTGCGCGAACTCGTACACAGCGAGCGGCGGCTGCGCTATCCGATGAAGCTGGTAAATGGGCAGTGGACCCGCGTCTCCTGGGATTCCGCGATCAACGAGATCGGAGACAAGCTTCAAGCTGTACGTGAGAAGTCGGGCCCCGATTCCGTCTATTGGCTCGGCTCGGCCAAGATGACCAACGAAGGCGCCTACCTGTTCCGCAAGCTCGGTGCGTTCTGGGGGACCAACAACACCGATCATCAGGCTCGCATCTGCCATTCGACCACCGTGACCGGCGTCGCCAATACCTGGGGCTACGGCGCGATGACCAACAGCTACAATGATATCCGCAATGCGAAGACACAGGTCATCTTGGGCGGCAATCCGGCCGAAGCGCACCCGGTCTCGCTGCAACACCTGCTCGAGGGCAAGGAGCTGCAAAAGGCCAACTTTATCGTCATCGATCCGCGCCTGACGCGTACGGCGGCCCACGCGACCGAATATGTGCGGATGCGCCCTGGCACCGACATCCCGGTGCTCTACGGCATGATGTGGCACATTCTCCAGAATGGCTGGGAGGACAAGGAGTTCATCCGGCAGCGCGTTTACGGTTTCGACGACATCAAGAAAGAGGTTGAGAAATGGCCTCCGGAAGAAGTCGAGCGAGTCACCGGCATTCCCGGCGAGCAGCTCAAGCGCGTCGCCAAGATGTTCGCCACCGAGAAGCCGGCAACCCTCATCTGGGCCATGGGCCAGACCCAGAAGACCGTCGGCACCGCCAACGTGCGCGCAAGTTGCATTGCGCTCCTGATGACCGGCAATGTCGGGAAGGCCGGCGCAGGCGCCAACATCTTCCGTGGTCATGACAACGTGCAGGGCGCGACCGATGTCGGGCTCGATATCGTCACGCTGCCGTTCTACTACGGCCTCGCCGAAGGCGCCTGGAAGCATTGGTCGCGGGTTTGGGAGGTCGATTATGACTTCCTGAAGTCCCGCTTCGACTCCAAGCAGATCATGGAAACCCCCGGCATTCCGCTGACCCGCTGGTTCGAGGCAGTGACATTGCCCAAGGATCAGGTCGCGCAGAAAGACAACGTGAAGGCGGTGTTCGTGCAGGGACACGCCTCCAACAGCATCACCCGCATTCCTGAGTCCCTCAAGGGTCTGAAGGCCCTCGAGCTGCTCGTCATTGCCGACCCGCATCCGACGACCTGGGCGTCGCTTTCCGTGGAGGCGGGCCGCAAGGATGGCGTCTACATTCTGCCGGTCGCCACGCAATTCGAATGCAAGGGGTCGCGCGTCGCCTCCAACCGCTCGCTGCAATGGGGCGAGCAGATCGTGAAGCCGATCTTTGAATCGAAGGATGATCTCGAGGTCATCTATCTGATGGCGAAGAAGCTCGGCTTCGCCGACCAGATGTTCAAGAAAATCAAAGTCGAAAACAATCTTCCTGAAGCCGAGGATGTGCTGCGCGAGATGAACCGCGGCAGCTGGTCGACTGGCTATTGCGGGCAATCGCCCGAGCGCCTCAAGGCGCACATGAAGAACCAGGCAAAGTTCGACATGCTGAGCATGCGGGCACCGAAGGACGATCCCGAGGTCGGCGGCGACTATTATGGTCTGCCCTGGCCGTGCTGGGGATCACCTGAGGTCAAGCATCCCGGCACGCCGCTGCTCTACAACACCAATCTGAATGTGATGGACGGCGGCGGCACGTTCCGGCCGCGGTTCGGCATCGAGCGTGAGGAGAAGCTGCCGGACGGCACGACGCGGAAGGTGAGCTTGCTCGCGGACGGCTCGTACTCGTTGGGTTCGGGAATTCAGGACGGCTATCCGGAGTTCACGCTGGCAAGCCTGAAGAAGCTCGGCTGGGACACCGAGCTCACCGAAGCGGAAATGGCCGTGATCAACAAGATCAATCCCGCCAATCCGGACACGGTGTCGTGGGCGCTCGACCTGTCGGGAGGCATCCAGCGTGTGGCGCTGGCGCATGGCTGCGTTCCCTACGGCAACGGCAAGGCGCGCATGAATGCCTTCGGCTTGCCCGATCCTATCCCTGTTCACCGCGAGCCGATCTACACGCCGCGCGTCGACCTCGTCGCCAAGTATCCGACGCTGCCCGACGCCAAGCAGTTCCGGATGCCGAATATCGGGTTCTCCGTGCAGAAGGCAGCGGTAGAGAAGGGAATTGCAAAACAGTTCCCGCTCATCCTGTCGTCCGGCCGTCTGGTCGAATATGAGGGCGGCGGCGAGGAGACCCGCACCAACCCGTGGCTTGCCGAATTGCAGCAAGACATGTTCATCGAGATCAATCCTGCCGATGCCGCCGAGCGCGGTGTCAAGGACGGTGGCTGGGTGTGGGTCACGGGTGCAGAGAACAATTCCAGGGCGAAGATGAAAGCGCTCGTCACCGAGCGCGTTGGCAAGGGCGTCGCCTGGATGCCATTCCACTTCGGCGGCTGGTTCGCGGGCAAGGATCTTCGCGGCAATTACCCGAAGGGCACCGACCCGATCGTGCTCGGCGAAAGCGCCAACACGATCACCACGTACGGATACGACCCCGCGACGGGCATGCAGGAGCCCAAAGTCACTCTCTGCCAAATCGCGGCGGCTTAG
- a CDS encoding twin-arginine translocation signal domain-containing protein yields the protein MSEDKKATVGRRDFLRKVSIGTVGVGATLATPLVGSAQADSETNDEKRKARYKESDHVKAFYRVNRYPAKGG from the coding sequence ATGAGTGAAGACAAGAAGGCCACAGTGGGACGCCGCGACTTCCTGCGCAAGGTCAGCATCGGCACGGTCGGTGTCGGTGCGACACTCGCGACACCGTTGGTCGGGTCGGCGCAGGCCGACAGTGAGACCAACGATGAGAAGCGCAAGGCGCGCTACAAGGAATCCGACCACGTCAAGGCGTTTTATCGCGTCAATCGTTATCCGGCCAAGGGAGGCTGA
- a CDS encoding molecular chaperone TorD family protein: protein MRDDGLDRAIDAAGGIAQLARKIGISQPSVSNWTRVPAQRVVAVETATGIPRNDLRPDLYSEQAVSAELVDSVDAARAQEYALLATLLSAPPSKRLLEQLAALSGDATPLGRAHAALADVASSAVAAKVEREYFDLFVGLGRGELLPYASYYLTGFLNERPLSRLRGDLTRLGIERLTNNSEPEDHAAIICEIMSGLADGHFGASPEAQRDFFEKHVSPWMGRLFADIESAGNADFYRAVGALGRAFIEIETEAFTFAN, encoded by the coding sequence GTGCGTGATGACGGGCTTGATCGCGCAATCGATGCCGCAGGCGGCATTGCCCAGCTTGCGCGCAAAATCGGTATCAGCCAACCCTCCGTCTCGAATTGGACCCGCGTGCCTGCACAACGGGTGGTTGCAGTCGAAACCGCGACCGGTATTCCGCGCAACGATTTGCGGCCCGATCTCTACAGCGAACAAGCCGTATCAGCAGAGCTTGTCGATTCCGTCGATGCTGCGCGCGCGCAGGAATACGCGTTGCTAGCAACGTTGCTGTCCGCGCCGCCGTCGAAACGATTGCTCGAGCAGCTTGCGGCATTGAGTGGCGACGCAACGCCACTCGGCCGCGCGCATGCAGCGCTCGCCGACGTCGCCTCAAGCGCGGTCGCAGCGAAAGTCGAGCGCGAATATTTTGATCTGTTCGTGGGGCTCGGTCGCGGCGAATTGCTGCCTTATGCCTCGTACTATCTCACCGGCTTCCTCAACGAACGGCCGCTGTCGCGCCTGCGAGGAGACTTGACGAGGCTCGGCATCGAGCGGCTGACCAACAATTCCGAACCCGAGGATCACGCCGCGATCATTTGCGAGATCATGTCGGGCCTTGCCGACGGGCACTTCGGTGCCTCGCCAGAGGCACAGCGCGATTTTTTCGAGAAACATGTGTCGCCGTGGATGGGGCGGCTGTTCGCGGACATCGAGAGCGCCGGGAACGCGGATTTCTATCGGGCGGTCGGCGCGCTCGGTCGCGCCTTTATCGAGATCGAGACGGAAGCATTCACATTCGCCAACTGA
- a CDS encoding DUF3306 domain-containing protein, which produces MSEEEFLARWSRRKREARAEPAKPAAAQPTLPPERKDDDSEFDLSSLPSIDEINAATDITAFLSKGIPPELSRAALRRAWATDPAIRDFVGLAENAWDFNDPTAMPGFGPLDCSSEQLAALVDRIVGGVREVVQSLPETSIETANPSAELHQADATAASDVVETSDATERPAISVAVQPTVADRSADFAEPVRRRNHGGALPREQHD; this is translated from the coding sequence ATGAGTGAGGAGGAGTTCCTTGCACGTTGGTCCCGCCGCAAACGCGAAGCGCGGGCGGAGCCGGCGAAGCCTGCCGCGGCGCAGCCCACGCTGCCGCCCGAGCGCAAGGACGATGATAGCGAGTTCGATCTCTCGAGCCTGCCGTCGATCGATGAGATCAATGCTGCGACCGACATCACCGCCTTCCTGAGCAAGGGTATTCCACCGGAGTTGAGCCGTGCGGCTCTTCGCCGCGCCTGGGCGACCGATCCCGCCATTCGCGACTTCGTCGGGCTTGCGGAGAATGCATGGGACTTCAACGACCCGACCGCGATGCCGGGTTTTGGGCCGCTGGATTGCTCGTCGGAACAGCTGGCCGCACTCGTCGATCGCATCGTCGGTGGGGTGCGTGAGGTGGTCCAATCCCTCCCCGAGACTTCAATTGAAACAGCGAATCCTTCGGCGGAATTGCATCAAGCCGACGCGACGGCCGCATCCGACGTTGTCGAGACATCGGACGCGACGGAACGGCCGGCAATCTCTGTTGCGGTGCAACCGACAGTCGCGGACAGATCTGCGGATTTCGCTGAGCCCGTGAGGCGCCGTAATCACGGTGGTGCACTGCCGCGCGAGCAGCACGACTAA